The following proteins come from a genomic window of Solea solea chromosome 3, fSolSol10.1, whole genome shotgun sequence:
- the cd99l2 gene encoding CD99 antigen-like protein 2 isoform X2 has product MATVSSLFSVTKSVLLLFLLLSPLLVLSQDPFDLSDALGGGDDSKPATSAPKPAKPAGGEGGGGDFDLRDLFKDSVTTTTKSPPKVPSSTKAPVKPKPKPKPGGFSDTDLIDVGKDDTYKPDKGKGGHSRGDSDLINHHDDNSETTAEVGTIAGIVSAVAMALMGAITSYISYQKKKLCFSIQQSLNTDMVKAENPDAVVATEPQVQQTLLESSNAEPPTEENAV; this is encoded by the exons ATGGCTACCGTCTCTTCTCTGTTCAGTGTCACGAagagtgtgctgctgctgttcctgctgctgtcgCCGCTGCTAG TCCTGTCTCAGGATCCATTTGACCTGTCTGATGCTCTGGGTGGTGGTGATGACAGTAAACCAG CAACATCTGCACCCAAACCAGCAAAaccagcaggaggagaaggaggaggaggag ATTTTGATTTGCGGGATTTATTTAAAGACAGTGTCACCACTACCACCAAATCTCCACCCAAGGTCCCTTCAAGTACAAAAGCTCCAGTCAAACCAaaacccaaacccaaaccag GTGGATTTTCTGACACTGATCTGATTGATGTTGGTAAAGATGACACCTACAAGCCTGACAAAGGCAAAG GTGGACACTCACGTGGCGACAGTGATCTGATTAACCATCATGATGACAACAGCG AGACCACAGCGGAGGTGGGCACCATTGCAGGGATTGTTAGTGCCGTTGCCATGGCACTGATGGGTGCCATCACCAGTTACATCTCTtatcagaagaagaagctgtgcTTCAGCATCCAGC AGAGCCTGAACACTGATATGGTGAAGGCTGAGAACCCTGACGCTGTGGTGGCTACAGAACCACAAG TCCAGCAGACTCTACTGGAATCTTCTAACGCTGAGCCTCCCACTGAAGAGAACGCTgtgtaa
- the cd99l2 gene encoding CD99 antigen-like protein 2 isoform X1 → MATVSSLFSVTKSVLLLFLLLSPLLVLSQDPFDLSDALGGGDDSKPATSAPKPAKPAGGEGGGGDFDLRDLFKDSVTTTTKSPPKVPSSTKAPVKPKPKPKPADDDLNLADALDPNNDIGGKDKNKGQGGGFSDTDLIDVGKDDTYKPDKGKGGHSRGDSDLINHHDDNSETTAEVGTIAGIVSAVAMALMGAITSYISYQKKKLCFSIQQSLNTDMVKAENPDAVVATEPQVQQTLLESSNAEPPTEENAV, encoded by the exons ATGGCTACCGTCTCTTCTCTGTTCAGTGTCACGAagagtgtgctgctgctgttcctgctgctgtcgCCGCTGCTAG TCCTGTCTCAGGATCCATTTGACCTGTCTGATGCTCTGGGTGGTGGTGATGACAGTAAACCAG CAACATCTGCACCCAAACCAGCAAAaccagcaggaggagaaggaggaggaggag ATTTTGATTTGCGGGATTTATTTAAAGACAGTGTCACCACTACCACCAAATCTCCACCCAAGGTCCCTTCAAGTACAAAAGCTCCAGTCAAACCAaaacccaaacccaaaccag CTGATGATGACCTGAACCTGGCTGATGCCTTAGATCCTAACAATGACATTGGTGGCAAAGACAAGAACAAAGGGCAGGGAG GTGGATTTTCTGACACTGATCTGATTGATGTTGGTAAAGATGACACCTACAAGCCTGACAAAGGCAAAG GTGGACACTCACGTGGCGACAGTGATCTGATTAACCATCATGATGACAACAGCG AGACCACAGCGGAGGTGGGCACCATTGCAGGGATTGTTAGTGCCGTTGCCATGGCACTGATGGGTGCCATCACCAGTTACATCTCTtatcagaagaagaagctgtgcTTCAGCATCCAGC AGAGCCTGAACACTGATATGGTGAAGGCTGAGAACCCTGACGCTGTGGTGGCTACAGAACCACAAG TCCAGCAGACTCTACTGGAATCTTCTAACGCTGAGCCTCCCACTGAAGAGAACGCTgtgtaa